Proteins encoded by one window of Deinococcus radiodurans R1 = ATCC 13939 = DSM 20539:
- the rplM gene encoding 50S ribosomal protein L13 — MKTYIPKNDEQNWVVVDASGVPLGRLATLIASRIRGKHRPDFTPNMIQGDFVVVINAAQVALTGKKLDDKVYTRYTGYQGGLKTETAREALSKHPERVIEHAVFGMLPKGRQGRAMHTRLKVYAGETHPHSAQKPQVLKTQPLEVK, encoded by the coding sequence GTGAAAACCTACATCCCCAAAAACGACGAGCAGAACTGGGTCGTGGTGGACGCCTCGGGCGTGCCCCTCGGCCGCCTCGCCACCCTGATCGCTTCGCGCATCCGTGGCAAGCACCGCCCCGACTTCACCCCCAACATGATCCAGGGTGACTTCGTGGTGGTCATCAACGCCGCGCAGGTGGCCCTGACCGGCAAGAAGTTGGACGACAAGGTCTATACCCGCTACACCGGCTACCAGGGTGGCCTCAAGACCGAAACCGCCCGCGAAGCGCTCAGCAAGCACCCCGAGCGCGTGATCGAGCACGCCGTGTTCGGCATGCTGCCCAAGGGCCGTCAGGGCCGTGCGATGCACACCCGCCTGAAGGTCTACGCGGGTGAAACCCACCCCCACAGCGCCCAGAAGCCGCAAGTTCTTAAGACGCAGCCGCTTGAGGTCAAATAA
- the rpsI gene encoding 30S ribosomal protein S9, producing the protein MAIQQPEQYYGTGRRKAAVARVFLRPGEGKIVVNGKEFQTYFRGLLRAVNALQGFRETGTAGRFDAVITVTGGGPSGQADAIKLGIARALLKVNPDFRAQMKPKGLLTRDPREVERKKYGLKKARRAPQFSKR; encoded by the coding sequence ATGGCGATTCAGCAACCTGAACAGTACTACGGCACCGGCCGCCGCAAGGCCGCTGTCGCCCGCGTGTTCCTGCGCCCTGGCGAAGGCAAGATCGTCGTCAACGGCAAGGAATTCCAGACCTACTTCCGCGGCCTGCTGCGCGCGGTCAACGCCCTCCAGGGCTTCCGTGAAACCGGCACCGCTGGCCGCTTCGACGCCGTCATCACCGTGACCGGCGGCGGCCCCAGCGGCCAGGCCGACGCGATCAAGCTCGGCATTGCCCGCGCCCTGCTCAAGGTCAACCCTGACTTCCGCGCCCAGATGAAGCCCAAGGGCCTGCTGACCCGCGACCCCCGCGAAGTGGAACGCAAGAAGTACGGCCTCAAGAAGGCCCGCCGCGCTCCCCAGTTCAGCAAGCGCTAA